DNA from Acidobacteriota bacterium:
CAGCTCTACCAGCGGAGCGGCGATCTCTTTCTGGGAGTGCCCTTCAACATTGCGTCCTACGCGCTGCTCCTGATGATGGTCGCGCGGATCTGCGGGCTGGAGGCCGGGGAGTTCGTCCATACGTTCGGCGACGCCCACCTGTACAGAAACCACGAGGACCAGGCGCGCGAACAACTGACCCGGAAACCCCGTCTGCTGCCCAGGATGCTGATCAACCCGGACGTCGACTCCGTGTTCGACTTCACGCTCGACGATTTCGAACTCGTGGGCTACGAGCCCCATCCGCCGATCCGGGCCGCGGTCGCGGTCTGAGGCGACGGGAGGGGGAAGGGCAGTGAGAGTTTCGGCCATTCTCGCCGCGGCGACCAACGGCGTCATCGGTCTCGAGGGTCAACTGCCCTGGCAGCTCAAGACCGACGTCCGGCGTTTCAAGCGGCTGACCACGGGCCACCACGTGGTGATGGGGCGGCGCACCTGGGAGGAGATCGGCTGCCGGCCACTGCCGCGCAGGACGTGTGTCGTGCTGAGCAGGCAGGCTGGGTTCGGGGCTCCCGGAGCCGAGGTGCGGCACTCGCTCGAAGCGGCGGTCGAGGCGGCCCGCCAGGCGGGCGAGGAGGAACTCTTCGTCATCGGCGGCGCCGCGTTGTTCAGCGCGGCGTTCCGGTTCGCGGACCGCGTGTACCTGACGCGTGTACTGGCTGAGGTCGAAGGAGACACGGCGGTCGATCTGTCTCCGCTCGACGACTGGCGGCAGGAGACGACGGAGGATGTGCCGGCCGGTCCGGAAGACGACCATCCTACCCGCTTCGAGGTCCTCGCGCCGCCGGCGGACCGCCGGTGAGCGAGGGTCCCGCCAACCCGGGCAGCCGAGCCGACTTGCTGGTCGGCTGGGCGCTCGAAGCGGGGTTCGACCGCGCGGGCATCACCACGCTGGAGCCGCAGGCCGGAACCGGTTCCGCCTTCCTGCGCAGGCTGGAACGGGGCCTCTTCGCCTCGATGGCCTGGCTCGGCCGCCGCCCGAACCGTCGGGTGGTCCCGGCAACGCTTCTCGACGGCGCCAGGTCGGCGCTCTGTGTCGCGCTGCACTACCACCCCCTGGAAGGGGAGCCGGAACCGGCGGGCGACCTGTGGCCACGGGTGGCGCGCTATGCCCGTGGCGACGACTACCACGACGTGATGGAGCGCAGGCTGCGGCGGCTCTCCACGCGTATCCGGGAGGCGTTCCCGGGTGCCGGCACTCGCCTCTACGTCGACACGGGGCCCGTGCTGGAACGGACCCTGGCGGCGCGGGCCGGCCTCGGCGCCGTGGCCAAGAACACCCAGTTGCTCGACCGGAGCGGCTCCTGGTTCCTGCTTGGTGAACTGTTCCTGACCCTGGAGCTCGAACCGAGCGAGCCGCTGGCGGAGGACCTCTGCGGAGACTGCCGGCGGTGCCTCGAGGCCTGTCCGACCGGAGCACTGCCGGAACCCTACGTGCTGGACGCGGAGCGATGCATCAGTTACTGGACGATCGAGCACCGCGGGGAGTTGCCGGAGAGGGCGCGGGCGATGGTCGGCGACTGGGTGTTCGGCTGCGACATCTGCCAGGAGGTCTGCCCCTGGAACCAGCACCGGGCGGCCCCCGTCGAACGGCAGCGGGTCGGACTCTTCGGGCTTCCGCCAGACCGCGCCGAACTGGACCTGGCCGCCCTCCTGTCGATCTCCGAGGACGGCTACCGCAACCGCTTCCGGCATAGCCCGATGAAGCGCGCGGGCAGGTCGGGCCTGCGACGCAACGCGGCCGTGGCGATGGGCAATCGGGCGGATCCGGCCTATGCCGCGGCCCTCGAACGGGCTCGGGAGAGCGACGATCCGGTCGTCGGCAGCCATGCGGACTGGTCGCTGCGTCGCTTGGCCGGGAACGGCGACGAGGGCCGTAAGTTGCTTGAAATCAGGGACTAAGGGCGGTCGAATCGAGCCGCTTCGAGAACCTCCAAGCGGTTGACCACGTAGTGCCGCGTCCCTATACTTGTTCGTCTGACCCCGGCGCCGGTTCGTCCTCAGGCGACTGCCAGTGGTGGTTCGTCCAGGGGTCGACTGTCGCCGCCCGAAGCACCTTGAAACGCCTACCGCTGCCGTCGAGACACTGCGGCGAGAACACAGGAACCCATGGAACCCACTGAAGAACACACGACCAAGGCGCCTCCGCCGGAGGCGTCCTCCGCAAAGGCGCTTCCCCTGGAAGCGTCCCCAGCGGACGCGCTTCCCCCGGAAGCGCAGGCACAGGACGGGGACAATCTGTCCTACGAACAGCTCGTCGAGATGTACGACGACAGCATGCGGCATCTCAACGAAGGCGAGATCGTTGCGGGAACGGTGATCGCGATCACAGCCAACGACGTCGTCGTCGATGTCGGCTACAAGTCCGAGGGACTGGTACCGATTCACGAGTTCACCTCTCGGGACGGCAAGCTCCAGATCAGCGTCGGCGACGAAGTCGAGGTCCTGCTCGAGCAGACGGAAGGTGCTGACGGGCATGTGATGCTCTCGAAGGTCAAGGCCGAACGCATGCGCATCTGGGCCCAGGTCGAGACGAGCTTCAAGGAAGGCAAGGTCATCAAGGGCCGTGTGATCGACCGGATCAAGGGAGGGCTGACGGTCGATGTCGGTCTGCGTGCCTTCCTGCCGGGTTCCCTGGTCGACATCAAGCCGGTCAAGTACCTCGAGTCGTTCAAGGGTGAGGAACTCGAGTTCAAGGTGATCAGCCTGGACCGTCGCCGCAACAACATCGTTCTGTCGCGCCGCGCGGTGCTCGAGAAGGAGTACGCCAAGAGGAAGGCCGAGACCCTGACGAAGTTGAAGGAGGGTGTGCGGCTACCGGGCGTGGTCAAGAACATCACCGACTATGGCGTGTTCGTGGACCTGGGCGGTATCGACGGCCTGCTCCACATCACGGACATTTCCTGGGGCCGTGTGAACCATCCTTCGGAACACTTCGCCGTGGGCGACGAGGTCGAAGTCGTCGTTCTGCGCTTCGATCCCGAGACGGAGCGCGTCTCGCTCGGATTCAAGCAGACGACCGAGGATCCCTGGACTCTGGTCGACAAGAAGTACCCCCTGGGTTCACGGGTGCGGGGCCGGGTCGTCAGCCTGGTCGACTACGGCGCCTTCGTCGAACTCGAGGAGGGTGTCGAAGGCCTGGTCCATGTGAGCGAGATGTCGTGGACGAAGAAGGTCGTGCCGCCGTCGAAGATCGTCAGCGTCGGTCAGGAAGTCGACGCGATCGTGTCGGAACTCGACATGAGTCAGCGCCGGATCAGTCTTTCCTTGCGACAGGTCGAGTCGAATCCCTGGGAGGATCTGGCGGCCCGCTTCCCGGTCGGCACGATCGTGGAGGGCCGCGTCAGGAACCTGACCGAGTTCGGGGCCTTCGTGGAGATCACGGAGGAGATCGACGGGCTGGTCCATGTCTCGGACATGAGTTGGACCAAGCGGGTCAAGCATCCGAGCGAAGTTCTCGCCAAGGGCGACGCCGTTCGGGCCCGGATCACCAACATCGACGTCACGGGCCAACGGGTGTCCCTCTCGATCAAGGACTTCCTGCCGAACGAGTGGCAGGACTTCGTGGATGGCCACAGCGTCGGCGACGACATCGTCGGCAGAGTGGTCAACGTGACGGACTTCGGGCTCTTCATCGACGTCTACGACGGGCTGGAAGGGCTGGCCCATGTCAGCGAAGTGGATGTTCCGGGGGGCAAGCTCGAGGACCACTACCGGATCGGTGAGTTCGTCCGTGCGCGGATCCTGCGCATCGAGGACGAGGACAAGAAGGTCGGGCTGACGTTGCGTGGCGTGACCGAGCTGAGCGACGAAGAGGCTGAGGAGCTGTCCGCGGAACGGGAGCGGAAGCTGGCCGAGGCCCGTGCCGCGGCGGCCGCGGCGGAGGAAGAAGCCGAGGAGGAC
Protein-coding regions in this window:
- a CDS encoding dihydrofolate reductase produces the protein MRVSAILAAATNGVIGLEGQLPWQLKTDVRRFKRLTTGHHVVMGRRTWEEIGCRPLPRRTCVVLSRQAGFGAPGAEVRHSLEAAVEAARQAGEEELFVIGGAALFSAAFRFADRVYLTRVLAEVEGDTAVDLSPLDDWRQETTEDVPAGPEDDHPTRFEVLAPPADRR
- a CDS encoding 30S ribosomal protein S1 produces the protein MEPTEEHTTKAPPPEASSAKALPLEASPADALPPEAQAQDGDNLSYEQLVEMYDDSMRHLNEGEIVAGTVIAITANDVVVDVGYKSEGLVPIHEFTSRDGKLQISVGDEVEVLLEQTEGADGHVMLSKVKAERMRIWAQVETSFKEGKVIKGRVIDRIKGGLTVDVGLRAFLPGSLVDIKPVKYLESFKGEELEFKVISLDRRRNNIVLSRRAVLEKEYAKRKAETLTKLKEGVRLPGVVKNITDYGVFVDLGGIDGLLHITDISWGRVNHPSEHFAVGDEVEVVVLRFDPETERVSLGFKQTTEDPWTLVDKKYPLGSRVRGRVVSLVDYGAFVELEEGVEGLVHVSEMSWTKKVVPPSKIVSVGQEVDAIVSELDMSQRRISLSLRQVESNPWEDLAARFPVGTIVEGRVRNLTEFGAFVEITEEIDGLVHVSDMSWTKRVKHPSEVLAKGDAVRARITNIDVTGQRVSLSIKDFLPNEWQDFVDGHSVGDDIVGRVVNVTDFGLFIDVYDGLEGLAHVSEVDVPGGKLEDHYRIGEFVRARILRIEDEDKKVGLTLRGVTELSDEEAEELSAERERKLAEARAAAAAAEEEAEEDAEEEDVASEVEASEAEEPAEAATEDGAEDIAEMSAAPAESDEVEEADEAADEAGPEAAASESPSDEEPEGTG
- the queG gene encoding tRNA epoxyqueuosine(34) reductase QueG; its protein translation is MSEGPANPGSRADLLVGWALEAGFDRAGITTLEPQAGTGSAFLRRLERGLFASMAWLGRRPNRRVVPATLLDGARSALCVALHYHPLEGEPEPAGDLWPRVARYARGDDYHDVMERRLRRLSTRIREAFPGAGTRLYVDTGPVLERTLAARAGLGAVAKNTQLLDRSGSWFLLGELFLTLELEPSEPLAEDLCGDCRRCLEACPTGALPEPYVLDAERCISYWTIEHRGELPERARAMVGDWVFGCDICQEVCPWNQHRAAPVERQRVGLFGLPPDRAELDLAALLSISEDGYRNRFRHSPMKRAGRSGLRRNAAVAMGNRADPAYAAALERARESDDPVVGSHADWSLRRLAGNGDEGRKLLEIRD